A single region of the Duganella sp. BuS-21 genome encodes:
- a CDS encoding FGGY family carbohydrate kinase: protein MKQPQDATIVLDIGKTNVKLVLIDADGIVLSELRSPNTIVQKTPYPHHDTDRIWAWVLDGLRIFASQAHIGAIVPVTHGATAALVDDVGLVLPVLDYEYDMPETPHRPHTPYEAMRPPFFSTYSPQLPAGLNLGRQLAWQAQAFPEQFARVRHILMYPQYWAWRLCGSPASEVTSLGCHTDLWQPALQQYSSLVERMGWGRLFAPIRPAWAPLATIKHELARLTGLPAACRILCGIHDSNASLLRHLHASAPPAVLSTGTWVIAAAPGAPLDGLREQADMLANSNAFGQAVACMRFMGGREFAELAGSDAIPCAISDLQAVIDQGTLALPSFAGATGPFAGRSGSIEGPPPRDAAQRYALATLYCVLMSDYCLDALGVGAPDAAIVVEGSFTGNPWFAPLLAALRPDQQIGSTDDSSGTACGGWLLHHRERAPASATHAAVAAVLSGWWEYKENWLKVLL from the coding sequence ATGAAGCAACCTCAGGACGCCACCATCGTTCTGGACATCGGCAAGACCAACGTCAAGCTGGTGCTGATCGACGCCGACGGTATCGTATTGTCAGAGCTACGCAGCCCTAACACCATCGTGCAGAAGACGCCGTATCCGCATCACGATACGGACCGCATCTGGGCGTGGGTGCTGGATGGGCTGCGCATTTTCGCCAGTCAGGCGCACATCGGCGCCATCGTCCCCGTCACCCACGGCGCCACCGCAGCGCTGGTGGACGATGTAGGCCTGGTGCTGCCGGTGCTGGACTACGAATACGATATGCCGGAAACGCCTCATAGGCCTCATACGCCTTATGAAGCCATGCGCCCGCCGTTCTTCTCGACCTATTCGCCGCAGCTGCCGGCGGGCCTGAACCTGGGCCGCCAACTGGCATGGCAGGCGCAAGCCTTCCCCGAGCAGTTCGCGCGCGTGCGGCACATCCTCATGTACCCGCAATACTGGGCGTGGCGGCTGTGCGGCTCGCCGGCCAGCGAAGTGACCTCGCTGGGCTGCCACACAGACCTGTGGCAACCGGCGCTCCAACAATATTCGTCGCTGGTGGAACGCATGGGGTGGGGCCGGCTGTTTGCGCCCATCCGTCCGGCCTGGGCGCCGCTGGCAACGATCAAGCACGAACTGGCGCGGCTAACCGGCCTGCCGGCCGCATGCCGCATCCTGTGTGGCATCCACGACAGCAATGCGTCGCTGCTGCGGCATCTGCACGCCAGCGCGCCGCCAGCGGTGCTATCCACCGGCACCTGGGTCATCGCCGCCGCACCGGGCGCACCGCTGGACGGCTTGCGCGAGCAGGCCGATATGCTCGCCAACAGCAACGCATTCGGTCAGGCCGTCGCCTGCATGCGCTTCATGGGCGGCCGCGAATTTGCTGAACTGGCGGGCAGCGACGCCATCCCCTGCGCCATCAGCGACCTGCAAGCGGTGATCGACCAGGGCACGCTGGCCTTGCCCAGTTTTGCCGGCGCCACCGGCCCGTTCGCGGGCCGCAGCGGCAGCATAGAGGGCCCGCCGCCGCGCGATGCCGCCCAACGCTACGCCCTGGCCACACTGTACTGCGTACTGATGAGCGACTATTGTCTCGATGCCCTGGGCGTCGGCGCGCCCGATGCCGCCATCGTGGTGGAAGGCAGCTTTACCGGCAATCCGTGGTTTGCACCGCTGCTGGCCGCGCTGCGGCCGGACCAGCAAATCGGCAGCACCGACGACAGCAGCGGCACCGCTTGCGGCGGCTGGCTGCTGCACCACCGGGAGCGCGCGCCGGCTAGCGCCACGCACGCCGCCGTGGCGGCTGTGCTAAGCGGTTGGTGGGAATATAAGGAAAACTGGTTGAAAGTCTTACTTTAG
- a CDS encoding FAD-dependent oxidoreductase, which translates to MTIYDTFSTRTAQALPTLTPAEIKRIHRFGNKVCFRDGDQLVEAGHSKFGMYVLLKGRVRVSRCDGLGNSSIITEHDPGEFIGEISQLADAPPLVNVHALGEVEVLALSTEELRALLISDAELGERIVRAYILRRVEQLSNKDGGVVLVAAPGHPRLHALQGWLNSNGLPHRLLDPSLDPQAVALVERYQPQAHDWPLAVCPDGSVRKNPTTVDLGRCLGTLPPLSPDVVWDIIVVGAGPAGLAAAVYAASEGLSVLALETRAYGGQAAASARIENYLGFPTGISGGALAGRAFVQSQKFGVKLAIPAPAGRLLCGSHPLQVEMCGSLTLLQARSVVLACGARYRRPALDNLKLFEGRGVYYWASQLEAGMCASEEVILVGGGNSAGQAAVYLAAHAAKVHMLIRKDSLASTMSSYLIERIAATPNIELHTHSEIIALEGSDEDGLQQVRVRDNRSRLETGYDICRVFLFIGADPNTGWLGDCGVEVDDKGFILTGSDTSGDCTVARTGLETSVPGVFAIGDVRANSTKRVAAAVGEGAAVVAQIHAFLAHNSR; encoded by the coding sequence ATGACCATCTATGACACTTTCAGCACGCGCACGGCGCAGGCATTGCCAACATTGACGCCGGCCGAGATCAAACGCATCCACCGTTTCGGCAACAAGGTTTGCTTCCGCGACGGCGATCAGTTGGTCGAAGCAGGCCACAGCAAGTTCGGCATGTACGTCCTGTTGAAAGGGCGCGTCCGCGTCAGCCGCTGCGATGGCCTGGGCAACAGCTCCATCATCACCGAACATGATCCCGGCGAGTTTATCGGCGAAATCAGCCAACTGGCCGACGCGCCGCCGCTGGTGAATGTGCATGCCCTGGGCGAGGTTGAAGTGCTGGCGCTGAGCACCGAAGAACTGCGCGCGCTATTGATCTCCGACGCCGAACTGGGCGAGCGCATCGTCCGCGCCTACATTCTGCGCCGCGTCGAACAGCTGAGCAACAAGGATGGCGGCGTGGTGCTGGTGGCCGCGCCCGGGCATCCGCGCCTGCACGCCCTGCAGGGATGGTTGAACAGTAATGGCCTGCCTCACCGCCTGCTCGATCCGTCGCTGGACCCGCAGGCGGTGGCGCTGGTGGAGCGCTATCAGCCGCAGGCGCACGACTGGCCGTTGGCCGTTTGCCCGGATGGCAGCGTGCGAAAAAATCCCACCACGGTCGATCTGGGGCGCTGTCTCGGCACGCTGCCGCCATTAAGCCCGGACGTGGTGTGGGACATCATCGTTGTGGGCGCCGGCCCTGCCGGTCTGGCAGCCGCCGTGTATGCAGCCTCGGAAGGCCTATCGGTTCTGGCGTTGGAAACCCGTGCCTACGGCGGCCAGGCTGCGGCGAGCGCGCGGATTGAAAATTACCTCGGTTTCCCGACCGGTATTTCGGGCGGCGCGCTGGCCGGCCGCGCCTTCGTACAATCGCAGAAATTCGGCGTCAAGCTGGCGATCCCCGCGCCCGCCGGCCGCCTACTCTGCGGCAGCCACCCGTTGCAGGTCGAGATGTGCGGCAGTTTGACGCTGCTGCAGGCGCGCAGCGTGGTGTTGGCCTGTGGCGCGCGCTACCGCCGCCCCGCGCTGGACAACCTGAAGCTGTTCGAAGGCCGGGGCGTGTACTACTGGGCCTCGCAACTGGAAGCCGGCATGTGCGCCAGCGAAGAAGTGATTTTGGTCGGCGGTGGCAATTCGGCCGGCCAGGCGGCGGTATACCTGGCCGCCCACGCCGCCAAGGTGCATATGCTGATCCGCAAGGACAGCCTGGCGTCCACCATGTCCAGCTATCTGATCGAACGCATCGCGGCCACGCCCAACATCGAACTGCATACCCACTCCGAAATCATCGCGCTGGAAGGCAGTGATGAAGATGGCCTACAGCAGGTCCGTGTGCGCGACAATCGCTCGCGCCTGGAAACCGGCTACGATATTTGCCGCGTTTTCCTGTTCATCGGCGCCGATCCCAACACCGGCTGGTTGGGCGACTGCGGCGTGGAGGTGGATGACAAAGGGTTTATCCTCACCGGCTCCGACACCTCTGGCGATTGCACTGTTGCGCGCACCGGACTGGAAACCAGCGTGCCGGGCGTGTTCGCCATCGGCGACGTGCGCGCCAACTCCACCAAGCGCGTGGCGGCAGCCGTGGGTGAAGGCGCGGCCGTCGTCGCACAAATTCACGCCTTCCTCGCGCACAATTCGCGCTGA
- the fabI gene encoding enoyl-ACP reductase FabI has product MNTETIYPILSGKRALVVGVANEHSIAWGCALAFRKLGAEVVLTYLNEKALPHVAPLAAEIEAQLLPLDVTQAGQLEAVFATLAGQGTLDILVHSIAFAPKADLQGGLLDCSTEGFLQAMDVSCHSFIRMAKLAAPLMTAGGSMFAMSYHGAQKVVPNYNVMGPVKAALEASCRYLAYELGPRGIRVHAISPGPLQTRAASGLKDFDRLLNDAIARAPLGELVDIVDVGSTCAYLASPYAKHLTGSTVYVDGGLNIIA; this is encoded by the coding sequence ATGAATACCGAAACGATCTATCCGATTTTGTCAGGCAAGCGCGCGCTGGTGGTAGGCGTCGCCAACGAACATTCCATCGCCTGGGGCTGCGCGCTGGCTTTCCGCAAGCTCGGCGCCGAGGTCGTGCTGACCTACCTGAACGAAAAAGCGCTGCCGCATGTCGCCCCGCTGGCGGCAGAAATCGAGGCGCAACTGCTGCCGCTGGACGTCACGCAGGCAGGCCAACTGGAAGCCGTATTCGCCACGCTGGCCGGGCAGGGCACACTCGACATTCTGGTCCACTCCATCGCCTTCGCACCGAAAGCCGATTTGCAGGGCGGTTTGCTGGACTGCTCGACGGAAGGCTTCTTGCAAGCGATGGACGTCTCGTGCCACTCCTTCATCCGCATGGCAAAGCTGGCCGCACCCTTGATGACCGCTGGCGGCAGCATGTTCGCCATGAGCTATCACGGCGCACAAAAGGTGGTCCCCAACTACAACGTCATGGGACCGGTGAAGGCGGCCCTGGAAGCATCGTGCAGATATCTGGCGTATGAATTGGGGCCGCGCGGCATCCGCGTTCACGCCATTTCGCCGGGGCCGCTGCAAACGCGCGCGGCCTCCGGCCTGAAAGACTTCGATCGTCTGCTGAACGATGCGATCGCCCGCGCCCCGCTGGGCGAATTGGTGGACATCGTCGATGTCGGCAGCACTTGTGCTTATCTCGCCTCGCCGTATGCCAAGCACCTCACCGGCAGCACGGTGTATGTCGATGGCGGCCTGAATATTATCGCCTGA
- a CDS encoding acetate/propionate family kinase: protein MQATDSIIVINAGSSSIKFSMFSGPALGLTLRGKIENLYSGMARFIAQDAQGALVSEREWRDGPLDHEGGMRFLFDFAHTHLDGQQVVAVGHRIVHGGVAYSGPQRLDAAMLDALDKLVPLAPLHLPHNLAPVRSLLAMAPHVPQVACFDTAFHVGQPEQAQEFALPQRITDLGVRRYGFHGLSYEYIASVLPQMGTGLAGARVVAAHLGNGASMCAIDGGRSVASTMGFTAVDGLPMGTRCGALDPGVVLYLMQELGMDVAAVQKLMYQESGLLGVSGISSDMRTLEQSCDPRARKAIDLMIYRIGRELGSLAAALGGLDTLVFSGGIGENSAALRAAVCRDAAWLGVQLDDAANAAAVGGVGVDGVDGCARISATGSKVAVWVVPANEELMIARHALELVVKEAA from the coding sequence ATGCAAGCGACCGACAGCATTATCGTCATCAACGCAGGTTCGTCTAGCATCAAGTTTTCGATGTTCAGTGGCCCGGCGCTGGGTTTGACGCTGCGCGGCAAGATCGAAAACCTGTATTCAGGCATGGCGCGCTTCATTGCGCAGGACGCGCAAGGTGCGCTAGTGTCCGAGCGTGAATGGCGCGATGGTCCGCTGGACCACGAAGGCGGCATGCGCTTCCTGTTTGACTTCGCGCATACGCATCTGGACGGGCAACAGGTGGTGGCAGTGGGCCATCGGATCGTGCACGGTGGCGTCGCCTACAGCGGTCCGCAACGCCTGGACGCGGCCATGCTGGATGCGCTGGACAAGCTGGTGCCACTGGCGCCGCTGCATTTGCCGCACAACCTGGCGCCGGTGCGCTCGCTGCTGGCGATGGCGCCGCACGTGCCGCAGGTGGCGTGCTTCGATACCGCGTTCCACGTTGGCCAGCCGGAGCAGGCACAGGAGTTTGCGCTGCCGCAGCGGATTACGGATCTGGGAGTGCGAAGGTATGGCTTCCACGGCCTGTCGTATGAGTACATTGCCAGCGTTCTGCCGCAGATGGGTACGGGCCTGGCCGGCGCCCGCGTGGTGGCTGCGCATCTGGGCAATGGCGCGAGCATGTGTGCCATCGATGGCGGCCGCAGCGTGGCGAGCACCATGGGCTTCACGGCCGTCGATGGCCTGCCGATGGGCACGCGCTGCGGCGCGCTCGATCCCGGCGTGGTGTTGTACCTCATGCAGGAGTTGGGCATGGATGTGGCGGCGGTGCAGAAGTTGATGTACCAGGAGTCCGGGCTGTTGGGCGTTTCCGGGATTTCGTCGGACATGCGCACGTTGGAACAGAGCTGCGACCCGCGTGCGCGTAAGGCGATCGATTTGATGATCTATCGCATAGGCCGCGAGCTTGGCTCGCTGGCCGCTGCGCTGGGCGGGCTGGATACCCTGGTGTTCTCGGGCGGCATAGGCGAGAACAGCGCCGCCCTGCGTGCCGCCGTCTGTCGCGACGCTGCCTGGCTGGGCGTGCAACTGGACGATGCCGCCAACGCGGCCGCAGTCGGCGGAGTTGGGGTCGATGGCGTCGATGGCTGCGCGCGCATCAGCGCCACCGGCAGCAAGGTCGCGGTGTGGGTGGTGCCGGCCAACGAGGAACTGATGATCGCGCGTCATGCGCTGGAACTGGTGGTGAAGGAGGCGGCATGA
- a CDS encoding phosphate acetyltransferase, giving the protein MEVLQPHYDRLIAAARQVGPVTVAVAHPCDRSALEAALDAAALGLITPILVGPKARITRAAEEAQLDISALTLIDTEHSHASAARAVQLVREGQAAALMKGSLHTDELMGAVVSTATGLRTARRLSHCFVMDVPGRAEPLIITDAAVNINPTLDDKVDIVQNAIDLAQILRFDPVKVAILAAVETVSSKMPSTIDAAALCKMADRGQITGALIDGPLAMDNAIDPAAAAIKNLKSPVAGQANVLLAPDLEAGNMLAKSLTFMAGASAAGIVLGARVPVILTSRADTVQARLASCAVAVLVAHSKLSSARVIEG; this is encoded by the coding sequence ATGGAAGTCCTGCAGCCGCATTACGATAGATTGATTGCCGCAGCGCGGCAGGTGGGCCCGGTAACCGTTGCCGTCGCCCATCCCTGCGACCGCAGCGCGCTGGAAGCTGCACTTGATGCCGCAGCGCTGGGATTGATTACGCCGATCCTGGTGGGCCCGAAAGCGCGCATCACGCGGGCCGCAGAGGAAGCGCAGCTCGATATCTCGGCGCTGACGCTCATCGATACGGAACACAGTCACGCCTCTGCCGCACGCGCCGTGCAGCTGGTGCGCGAAGGCCAGGCCGCCGCGCTGATGAAGGGCAGCCTGCATACCGATGAGTTGATGGGTGCCGTGGTGTCCACCGCCACCGGCCTGCGTACCGCGCGCCGGCTTAGCCACTGCTTCGTAATGGATGTGCCGGGCCGCGCCGAGCCGCTCATCATCACCGACGCCGCCGTCAACATCAACCCCACGCTGGACGACAAGGTCGATATCGTGCAGAACGCGATCGACCTGGCGCAGATACTGCGCTTCGACCCGGTCAAGGTTGCCATCCTTGCGGCGGTGGAGACGGTCAGCTCCAAAATGCCTTCGACCATCGATGCCGCAGCACTGTGCAAGATGGCCGATCGTGGTCAGATCACCGGCGCGCTGATCGACGGTCCGCTAGCGATGGACAACGCTATCGATCCCGCGGCAGCCGCCATCAAGAATCTGAAATCGCCGGTCGCCGGCCAGGCCAATGTGCTGCTCGCGCCGGACCTGGAAGCAGGCAATATGCTGGCCAAGAGCCTGACCTTCATGGCCGGCGCCAGTGCGGCCGGCATCGTGCTCGGTGCGCGTGTACCGGTGATACTCACCAGCCGTGCAGATACTGTACAGGCTCGTCTGGCATCGTGTGCGGTCGCTGTACTGGTGGCGCACAGTAAACTGTCCAGTGCACGTGTTATCGAGGGCTGA
- a CDS encoding PepSY domain-containing protein, whose translation MTPNTVRRWAWIHKWSSLVCTVFMLLLCVTGLPLIYHHEIDHALGNAIEAPAMPANTPKASMDDVIAAGKALYPNKIAMYLSQEADDPAIWFLTMGDHPTDEKFKSIAVDARTAKVLGEPSFEGSFLGVMFHLHVDLYAGLWGKLFLGFMGLLLVVAIISGVVLYAPFMRKLEFGEVRRERGPRVKWLDLHNMLGIVTMTWALVVGATGMINTWADLMLKYWQVTEMSQMIAPYKGLPPPAQLGSMQKSLEHALAAEPGMKIGFVAFPGTAFSSPHHYGIFMRGDEALTSRLYKPVLVDAQTTQITDRRELPWYLTGLLISQPLHFGDYGGAWMQFLWAALDVITIFVLGSGLYLWLKRGMTVSARSAAAKDETQGLPALAKALATEGDAR comes from the coding sequence ATGACACCTAATACCGTTCGCCGCTGGGCATGGATACACAAATGGAGCAGCCTGGTCTGCACCGTGTTCATGTTGCTGCTGTGCGTAACCGGCCTGCCGCTGATTTATCATCACGAGATCGATCACGCGCTGGGCAACGCCATCGAAGCGCCGGCGATGCCGGCCAATACGCCCAAAGCCAGCATGGACGATGTGATCGCTGCCGGCAAGGCGCTGTATCCGAACAAGATCGCCATGTACCTGTCACAGGAAGCCGACGATCCGGCGATCTGGTTCCTGACCATGGGCGATCATCCAACCGATGAAAAATTCAAGTCCATCGCGGTCGATGCGCGCACCGCCAAGGTGTTGGGCGAACCGAGTTTCGAAGGCAGCTTCCTCGGCGTGATGTTCCACCTGCACGTGGATTTGTACGCAGGCTTGTGGGGCAAGCTGTTTCTCGGTTTTATGGGCCTGTTGCTGGTGGTCGCCATCATCTCCGGCGTGGTGCTGTATGCGCCGTTCATGCGCAAGCTTGAATTCGGCGAAGTGCGGCGCGAGCGCGGGCCGCGCGTCAAGTGGCTGGACCTGCACAATATGCTCGGCATCGTGACCATGACCTGGGCGTTGGTGGTGGGCGCCACCGGCATGATCAACACCTGGGCCGACCTGATGCTGAAGTATTGGCAGGTGACCGAGATGTCGCAAATGATCGCGCCATACAAAGGCCTGCCGCCGCCGGCGCAACTGGGCTCGATGCAGAAATCGCTGGAACACGCGCTGGCTGCGGAACCGGGAATGAAGATCGGCTTTGTCGCCTTCCCGGGCACCGCCTTCTCCAGCCCTCACCACTACGGCATTTTCATGCGCGGCGACGAGGCGCTGACTTCGCGCCTGTACAAGCCGGTGCTGGTCGATGCGCAGACCACGCAGATTACCGACCGCCGCGAACTGCCGTGGTATCTCACTGGCCTGTTGATTTCGCAACCGCTGCATTTCGGCGATTACGGCGGCGCGTGGATGCAATTCCTGTGGGCGGCGCTGGACGTCATCACCATCTTCGTGCTGGGCAGCGGTTTGTATCTGTGGCTGAAGCGCGGCATGACCGTATCTGCACGCAGCGCCGCTGCTAAGGATGAAACGCAGGGCTTGCCGGCGCTGGCCAAGGCGTTGGCGACGGAAGGAGACGCGCGATGA
- a CDS encoding DUF2799 domain-containing protein has protein sequence MKTSLRLIPLLLLLAGCQSHMQRVADCKVGDWTAIGHKDGKSGEPANYAERKDFCDDHADKPAIADASTRYTAGWAQGNWDLWYALGGKDGEQGAQAQYARHASGEDVRKHKTPLNPNAYDAGWTAGNSTYWNDTGKREGTAGLPLTQKEANRSKAASTPLRFDDQAYTNGWRAGNRTFWSDAGYSDARNGTPDSEFRNRAAAARSAGVDVQEDSYRSAWNMEIVNYWRNLGTTDATNGREFGTRGREAKAKGLKIHEQEYRQAWEARLVAYWRDTGAADGYGQPFMLEQRMNNASRDKVFVIPETRDAYTNAWRQENARYCTPENAFERGRASNGMAVEVCAPAAQNQLKHAYVSGQDFEVVAAKQQHAVAEANELANRVREARGRLGRLEREIRSNLEAKDRPVNDETAKQDRRREQERRELVDYLQRLERQLDDARRWVERHDQQMQRLRREIY, from the coding sequence ATGAAAACCTCATTGCGTCTGATTCCTCTCCTCCTGTTGCTGGCCGGCTGCCAGTCCCACATGCAGCGCGTTGCAGACTGCAAGGTCGGCGACTGGACCGCCATCGGCCACAAAGACGGCAAGTCCGGCGAGCCGGCCAACTACGCGGAGCGCAAGGACTTCTGCGACGACCACGCCGACAAGCCGGCCATCGCCGACGCGTCCACCCGCTACACCGCAGGCTGGGCGCAAGGCAATTGGGATCTATGGTACGCGCTGGGCGGCAAGGACGGCGAACAAGGCGCGCAGGCGCAATACGCAAGACACGCGTCGGGCGAAGACGTCCGCAAACACAAGACGCCGCTCAATCCCAACGCCTACGATGCCGGCTGGACCGCCGGCAACTCCACCTACTGGAACGACACCGGCAAACGCGAAGGCACGGCCGGCCTGCCACTGACGCAAAAGGAAGCCAATCGCAGCAAGGCCGCGTCCACGCCGCTGCGCTTCGACGACCAGGCTTACACCAACGGCTGGCGTGCCGGCAATCGTACTTTCTGGTCGGACGCGGGCTATAGCGACGCCCGCAACGGCACGCCCGACAGCGAATTCCGCAACCGTGCCGCCGCAGCGCGCAGCGCCGGCGTGGACGTGCAGGAAGACTCCTACCGGTCGGCGTGGAATATGGAGATCGTCAACTACTGGCGCAATCTGGGCACCACCGACGCTACCAACGGCAGGGAGTTCGGCACGCGCGGCCGCGAAGCCAAGGCCAAGGGCCTGAAGATCCACGAGCAGGAATATCGCCAGGCCTGGGAAGCGCGGCTGGTCGCGTATTGGCGCGACACCGGCGCGGCCGACGGCTACGGTCAGCCCTTCATGCTGGAACAGCGCATGAACAACGCCAGCCGCGACAAGGTGTTCGTGATTCCGGAAACGCGCGATGCCTACACCAACGCATGGCGCCAGGAGAACGCACGCTATTGCACCCCGGAGAACGCCTTTGAACGAGGTCGCGCCAGCAACGGCATGGCGGTGGAAGTGTGCGCACCGGCCGCACAGAACCAGTTAAAGCACGCCTACGTCAGCGGCCAGGATTTTGAGGTAGTCGCGGCCAAACAGCAGCACGCGGTAGCGGAAGCAAATGAACTGGCGAACCGCGTGCGCGAGGCGCGCGGCCGGCTGGGCCGATTGGAACGTGAGATCCGCTCCAACCTGGAAGCAAAGGACCGTCCCGTCAACGACGAAACGGCCAAACAGGATCGCCGCCGCGAACAGGAGCGGCGCGAACTGGTCGACTATCTGCAACGGCTGGAGCGCCAGCTGGATGACGCCCGCCGTTGGGTCGAGCGTCATGACCAGCAGATGCAGCGCCTGCGCCGCGAGATCTATTAA
- a CDS encoding GGDEF and EAL domain-containing protein → MMMQDILLKHSEPERLQALKQLGILNTNTSEYFDAITRLTMDMFGVAGSYISLLDSDRQWLKSTVGFCPPNTQRDQTFCNYTIQQASVLIVEDTLLDARFADNTMVTGPQSVRFYAGAPLITQDGYAIGALCVIHTQPHSLTAAQQATLANLAGMVMSHITLGRAVGHVDAVSGMPNKYQLFEDLTAQARSNSGEHRVLADIDMPDSAKAFEIIRVLGAPMYDELVREVGTRLLGLFEGRAQVYHLTDARFAILSQDADNDGFISYLHGLEPQLLAPFNSLNIPMVLSSFGGIVQFELCAGSAKDAPRKAAAAVNQSLVNQQRWSSYSNAEDEKQQRAFRLLNDVRHAIANNQFELYYQPKHELCNGACLAAEALLRWTHAELGPVSPAEFIPLIEKTALIGPLSHWVIHTAIKQIAAWHAADHPIKVAINLSAYNFEEEDIVERLHATCREFSVDPRYVEIECTEGIWMEGPGILKALHGIRDLGMSLALDDFGTGYSNFAYLQKVPATVVKVDQSLIRNVDANPRDQRIVRSLIALARELEYQVVAEGVETERSLGLIRDWGCDLAQGYHFAKPLTAAAFLAHAIQHRDSHMAIAA, encoded by the coding sequence ATGATGATGCAAGACATACTGCTCAAGCACTCCGAGCCCGAGCGCCTGCAAGCGCTCAAGCAGCTCGGCATCCTGAACACCAACACCAGCGAATACTTCGACGCCATCACGCGGCTGACGATGGACATGTTCGGCGTCGCCGGCTCGTACATCTCCCTGCTGGACAGCGATCGCCAATGGCTGAAATCCACCGTCGGCTTCTGCCCGCCGAACACGCAGCGCGACCAGACGTTTTGCAACTACACCATCCAGCAAGCCAGCGTCTTGATCGTCGAGGACACGCTGCTAGACGCACGCTTTGCCGATAACACGATGGTCACCGGCCCGCAATCCGTGCGCTTCTACGCCGGTGCGCCGCTGATTACGCAGGACGGCTACGCCATCGGGGCGCTGTGCGTGATCCACACCCAGCCGCACAGCCTGACCGCCGCCCAACAGGCCACGCTGGCCAACCTGGCCGGCATGGTGATGTCGCACATTACACTGGGCCGCGCGGTCGGCCACGTCGATGCGGTCAGCGGCATGCCGAACAAATACCAGCTATTCGAAGACCTGACCGCGCAAGCCCGCTCGAACAGCGGCGAGCACCGCGTGCTGGCAGACATCGACATGCCGGATTCCGCCAAGGCCTTCGAGATCATTCGCGTGCTCGGCGCGCCGATGTACGATGAACTGGTGCGTGAGGTCGGCACCCGCCTGCTTGGATTGTTTGAGGGCAGGGCGCAGGTCTATCACCTGACCGACGCCCGCTTCGCCATCCTGTCCCAGGATGCCGATAACGATGGCTTCATCAGCTACCTGCATGGCCTGGAGCCGCAACTGCTAGCGCCGTTCAACAGCCTGAATATTCCGATGGTGCTGTCGAGTTTCGGCGGCATCGTCCAATTCGAGCTGTGCGCCGGCTCGGCTAAGGATGCCCCACGCAAGGCGGCTGCCGCCGTCAACCAGTCGCTGGTCAATCAGCAGCGCTGGAGCTCCTACAGCAATGCGGAAGACGAAAAACAGCAGCGCGCCTTCCGCCTGCTGAACGACGTGCGGCACGCCATCGCCAACAACCAGTTCGAACTGTACTACCAGCCCAAGCATGAGCTGTGCAACGGCGCCTGCCTCGCCGCCGAGGCGCTGCTACGGTGGACGCATGCGGAACTGGGGCCGGTGTCGCCGGCGGAGTTCATCCCGCTGATCGAAAAGACGGCTTTGATCGGCCCACTGAGCCACTGGGTGATCCACACCGCCATCAAGCAAATCGCGGCATGGCACGCGGCCGACCATCCGATCAAGGTGGCGATCAACCTGTCCGCCTATAACTTTGAAGAGGAGGACATCGTGGAGCGGCTGCACGCCACCTGCCGCGAGTTCAGCGTCGATCCGCGCTACGTCGAAATCGAATGCACCGAAGGTATATGGATGGAGGGCCCCGGCATCCTGAAGGCGCTGCACGGCATCCGCGACCTGGGCATGAGCCTTGCGCTGGACGATTTCGGCACCGGCTACAGCAACTTCGCCTACCTGCAGAAGGTGCCGGCCACCGTGGTCAAGGTCGACCAGTCGCTGATCCGCAATGTGGACGCCAATCCGCGCGACCAGCGCATCGTGCGCTCGTTGATTGCGCTGGCACGCGAGCTGGAATACCAGGTGGTGGCGGAGGGCGTGGAGACCGAGCGGTCGCTGGGCCTGATCCGCGACTGGGGCTGCGATCTCGCGCAAGGCTATCACTTCGCCAAGCCGCTGACCGCCGCCGCCTTCCTGGCCCACGCGATTCAGCATCGCGACAGCCATATGGCGATCGCCGCCTGA